A window of Mucilaginibacter paludis DSM 18603 contains these coding sequences:
- a CDS encoding M23 family metallopeptidase yields MSSNTIYIFILFCLSCTTVAAQNNELKADCIRFNQLNTAIRDGKIKKPEAKTQFQNLMIALKAHSNQINDTNEWVFPVQGYNYRAAGGIAGNGYADRSYTYFDGNKHLAHPAHDLFITDRNQDCIDDKTHQPVNILAVADGVVIACSNEWEINSTLRGGRYIWIYHPRQNILTYYAHNRELFVTPGDVVKKGDKIAEMGRTGYNAYKKRSPTHLHFSAYHLIDNLPVAYNCYADLVKTYKR; encoded by the coding sequence ATGAGCAGCAACACCATTTACATTTTTATACTTTTTTGCTTAAGTTGCACAACCGTTGCCGCACAAAACAACGAGCTTAAAGCTGATTGTATCAGGTTTAACCAACTCAATACCGCCATCCGCGATGGTAAAATCAAGAAGCCGGAAGCCAAAACACAATTTCAAAACCTGATGATAGCGCTGAAAGCCCATAGCAACCAAATAAATGATACCAACGAATGGGTTTTCCCGGTGCAGGGATATAATTACAGGGCAGCCGGCGGAATTGCCGGAAATGGATATGCTGACAGAAGCTATACTTATTTTGATGGCAATAAACACCTGGCTCACCCTGCGCATGATCTGTTTATTACCGACCGCAACCAGGATTGTATAGATGATAAAACCCATCAGCCGGTTAATATTTTGGCCGTTGCCGATGGCGTGGTCATAGCCTGTAGTAACGAATGGGAAATCAACAGTACCCTGCGCGGCGGAAGATACATCTGGATCTATCACCCAAGGCAAAATATATTAACCTATTACGCGCATAACCGTGAGCTTTTTGTTACACCGGGTGATGTGGTTAAAAAAGGCGATAAAATAGCTGAGATGGGGCGTACAGGATATAACGCCTATAAAAAAAGGTCGCCAACTCATCTGCATTTTTCGGCTTATCATTTAATAGATAATTTGCCGGTTGCCTATAATTGTTATGCCGATTTAGTTAAAACTTATAAAAGGTAA
- a CDS encoding DUF4846 domain-containing protein: protein MKALLLTLLLLLNPAPDNIISRFTTPAGYQSVAAQPGSFAAYLQGLPLKPAGTPTKTYRGTIAATNAYTAAVIDLSLGKQDLQQCADAVMRLRGEYLYHQNNYSAISFKFTSGFKCDFVHYANGYRYKNDRWVLSGKKDYSYPNFLRYMNLVFSYGGTLSLEKELQKVNTEKDLKAGDVFIHGGSPGHCFIVMNVAENSAHHKIFMLAQSYMPAQDIQILKYETAWFSLDKPVSIPYGELIDIRYLRKFD from the coding sequence ATGAAAGCCCTGCTATTAACATTATTGCTCCTGCTCAACCCGGCACCCGATAACATTATCAGCCGGTTTACAACGCCGGCCGGTTATCAAAGTGTAGCCGCTCAACCAGGTAGCTTTGCCGCTTATCTGCAAGGGCTTCCGCTTAAACCTGCCGGTACACCCACCAAAACCTACCGGGGAACAATAGCCGCTACCAATGCCTATACCGCGGCTGTAATTGATTTGAGTTTAGGGAAGCAGGATTTACAGCAATGCGCCGATGCGGTAATGCGCCTTAGAGGCGAATACTTGTACCATCAAAACAACTATAGCGCTATCTCGTTTAAATTTACCAGCGGTTTTAAATGCGATTTTGTTCATTATGCCAATGGGTACAGGTATAAAAACGACAGGTGGGTTTTATCAGGAAAAAAGGACTATAGCTATCCTAATTTTTTACGGTACATGAACCTGGTTTTTTCTTACGGCGGAACGCTCTCTTTAGAAAAAGAACTTCAGAAAGTAAATACCGAAAAGGATTTAAAGGCCGGCGATGTATTTATCCATGGCGGATCGCCGGGGCACTGTTTTATTGTGATGAACGTTGCCGAAAACAGCGCACATCATAAGATATTTATGCTGGCGCAAAGCTATATGCCCGCGCAGGATATCCAGATTCTAAAATACGAAACAGCATGGTTTAGTTTGGATAAACCTGTTAGTATACCTTACGGCGAATTAATTGATATACGTTATTTAAGAAAATTTGACTAA
- a CDS encoding acyl-ACP desaturase, giving the protein MMNFLVEQRREVMRHIEKYMLEKMFDFLKPIDDIWQPSDFLPDSTKDTFFSDVRDLRENASGLSYDLLAVLIGDTITEEALPTYESWLMMVDAVSKDEEGGWMKWTRHWTAEENRHGDLLNKYLYLTGRVDMRKMEISTQYLIADGFDIGTGADPYRNFIYTSFQELATNVSHRRVASLAKKDGDTLLSRMCGVIAADEARHAKAYKHFISKIFEVDANEAMLAFEDMMRKKIVMPAHFLRELGTKIGQTFGHFTDAAQRLGVYTAVDYVDILKELIEDWHIESATDLTESGEKARDYIVKLPERLLRVAERMKNPGLDYKFSWIAV; this is encoded by the coding sequence ATGATGAATTTTTTGGTAGAGCAGCGTAGAGAAGTAATGCGACACATCGAGAAGTATATGCTTGAGAAGATGTTCGACTTTTTAAAGCCCATTGACGATATATGGCAACCATCTGATTTTTTGCCTGATTCCACAAAAGATACTTTTTTTTCGGACGTTAGGGATCTGCGCGAAAACGCCAGTGGCCTGTCTTATGATTTGCTTGCAGTTTTAATTGGCGATACCATTACAGAAGAGGCTTTGCCTACTTATGAATCATGGTTAATGATGGTTGACGCTGTATCAAAAGACGAAGAAGGCGGATGGATGAAGTGGACGCGCCATTGGACTGCCGAAGAAAACCGTCATGGCGATCTGCTTAATAAATATCTTTATTTAACCGGCCGTGTTGATATGCGCAAAATGGAAATATCAACCCAGTACTTAATAGCCGATGGTTTTGATATCGGTACAGGAGCTGATCCCTACCGTAACTTTATTTACACCTCATTCCAGGAACTGGCTACCAATGTGAGCCACCGCCGGGTAGCGAGCCTTGCAAAAAAGGATGGCGACACCTTACTGTCAAGAATGTGTGGAGTAATAGCTGCCGACGAGGCGCGCCATGCCAAAGCGTACAAACATTTTATTAGTAAGATATTTGAAGTTGACGCCAACGAAGCTATGCTGGCTTTTGAGGATATGATGCGTAAAAAAATTGTAATGCCCGCACACTTTTTACGTGAGCTGGGTACCAAAATAGGCCAAACATTTGGCCATTTTACTGATGCCGCACAACGCCTTGGGGTATATACCGCTGTTGATTACGTTGATATTTTGAAGGAACTGATTGAAGACTGGCATATTGAAAGCGCCACCGACTTAACCGAATCTGGAGAAAAGGCACGTGATTATATTGTTAAATTACCCGAACGTTTGCTACGTGTTGCCGAAAGAATGAAAAATCCGGGATTGGATTATAAATTTAGCTGGATAGCAGTATAG
- a CDS encoding glycoside hydrolase family 5 protein yields MAKTKPTTVPADVLLFKKAQSLGPGINLSWLEQTWDSHILQDTSITEHDFKLLKTLGFKSIRLPVAFTHFERNNVPLDSVLLRINKVLALCKKYGFNLVIDYHYGNLTNENYQAETLKITDFWQKMAKIYIKERADRLFFEIYNEPTVDDAIWKDAAYNIVTGIRKIDKKRTLLVGASNYNSIYELSRFVRLADENIIYCFHFYEPFFFTHQGALWVGDQVATTGVSFPYNEEKFPALNPRAKNTWGETNYYKYRNDGNEASLMDKLKGYVKPWADRYKVPVVCTEYGVYNKYADQYSRCRYIKAMRTTLKALNIPGMLWEYNSNFSIFDGKPSLDNLPDCMRDAIGYTN; encoded by the coding sequence ATGGCAAAAACTAAACCAACAACAGTGCCGGCAGATGTTTTATTGTTCAAAAAAGCTCAGAGTTTAGGCCCGGGCATTAACCTGTCGTGGTTGGAGCAAACCTGGGATAGCCATATTTTGCAAGATACGAGCATAACCGAGCACGATTTTAAACTGTTAAAAACCCTGGGTTTTAAATCAATCAGGTTGCCGGTGGCATTTACCCATTTTGAGCGTAACAATGTGCCGCTTGATAGTGTGTTGCTGCGTATAAACAAGGTGCTGGCTTTATGTAAGAAGTATGGTTTTAACCTGGTTATAGACTACCATTACGGTAATTTAACAAATGAGAATTACCAAGCTGAAACCCTTAAAATAACGGATTTTTGGCAAAAAATGGCTAAAATATATATCAAAGAACGTGCAGACCGCTTGTTTTTTGAGATTTATAATGAACCAACCGTGGACGATGCGATTTGGAAAGATGCTGCTTACAATATTGTAACCGGTATACGCAAAATTGATAAAAAGAGAACTTTGTTGGTAGGTGCTTCAAACTATAACAGCATTTACGAGTTGAGCCGCTTTGTACGCCTGGCTGATGAGAACATTATATATTGTTTCCATTTTTACGAACCCTTCTTTTTTACTCATCAGGGTGCATTGTGGGTGGGAGACCAGGTAGCTACAACTGGGGTGAGTTTTCCATATAATGAGGAAAAGTTTCCTGCACTAAACCCCCGCGCTAAAAATACCTGGGGCGAAACAAATTATTATAAATATCGTAATGATGGTAACGAAGCATCACTTATGGATAAACTAAAAGGCTATGTAAAGCCCTGGGCTGATCGATATAAAGTGCCGGTGGTTTGTACCGAATATGGTGTTTATAATAAATATGCCGATCAATATAGCCGCTGCAGGTATATAAAAGCAATGCGCACTACGCTTAAAGCTTTAAACATACCAGGCATGCTTTGGGAGTACAATAGCAATTTTTCTATTTTTGACGGAAAGCCGTCATTAGATAACTTGCCAGATTGTATGCGCGATGCTATAGGCTATACTAATTAA
- a CDS encoding sensor histidine kinase — MFVQIDKDELSKETSKKAWYLTNNIIWTIIFIFPLFSVLDFIYLNNVWIQFLIARIIVIMSLYMLYNLFQRNNYNYRILLHIAFFSISIICSISCTLVTMDQLNIYFLTYAAIVLFFNVQVFWEPLNSVIQALLSLILLGIFFKALNEYRVDIFVTNGGQFFIIISIISCLIPNARYKVLEREARSHILIEKSNEQLKQQYRDITQKNNIIDEQYDRLRKMDEQKNSFINIVGHDLKNLIGSIIVSNNMIKEEDFRLSSDQREFADFIGQSAEKMQYMLSKLMDVKEIESPEIKYNLEIFDINAEVNHVVKGLIETAQMKNIQLIDNILRLPLNVRLDKVFTGQVFQNLLSNAIKFSQTNNKIKIVTTLQHQKFVFEIIDRGIAIGQEELDAMFNKLRTLNDTSKTFESRLGLGLSIAKLMTIDMGGDLQYRSDENGNYFRVEFNVIS; from the coding sequence ATGTTTGTCCAGATAGATAAAGACGAGTTATCCAAAGAAACATCCAAAAAGGCGTGGTACCTTACCAATAACATCATTTGGACAATTATATTTATTTTCCCGCTCTTTAGTGTTCTTGATTTTATTTATCTGAATAATGTTTGGATACAATTTCTGATTGCGCGGATCATTGTGATCATGTCTTTATACATGTTATACAACTTGTTTCAGCGCAACAATTACAATTACCGCATATTACTTCATATCGCCTTTTTCTCCATATCTATCATTTGTTCCATATCGTGCACCCTGGTAACGATGGACCAATTGAACATTTACTTTTTAACTTACGCTGCAATTGTTTTATTTTTTAACGTGCAGGTATTTTGGGAGCCATTAAACTCGGTGATACAGGCTTTGCTTTCCTTGATTTTGCTTGGTATTTTTTTTAAGGCGCTCAATGAATACAGGGTAGACATATTTGTAACAAACGGTGGCCAATTTTTTATTATCATATCCATCATATCCTGTCTTATACCTAATGCCAGATATAAGGTACTTGAACGTGAAGCACGATCACACATCCTGATCGAAAAATCTAACGAGCAACTCAAGCAGCAATATCGCGATATTACTCAAAAAAACAACATAATTGACGAGCAATACGATCGACTAAGAAAAATGGACGAACAAAAAAACAGCTTTATCAATATTGTTGGCCATGATTTAAAAAATTTAATCGGCTCGATCATCGTAAGCAACAACATGATCAAGGAAGAAGATTTCCGTTTGAGTTCGGATCAGCGCGAATTTGCCGATTTTATTGGCCAGTCTGCCGAGAAGATGCAATATATGCTGAGCAAGCTGATGGACGTCAAAGAAATTGAGTCGCCCGAGATCAAGTATAACCTGGAAATATTTGACATTAACGCAGAGGTTAATCATGTGGTAAAAGGTTTAATTGAAACTGCCCAGATGAAAAATATACAGCTGATTGATAATATTTTAAGGCTACCTTTAAATGTACGGCTTGATAAAGTTTTTACAGGTCAGGTATTTCAGAACTTACTGTCAAACGCCATCAAGTTTTCGCAAACCAATAATAAAATTAAGATTGTAACCACCTTGCAACATCAAAAATTTGTTTTTGAAATTATAGATAGGGGGATAGCCATTGGCCAGGAAGAACTGGATGCCATGTTTAATAAATTAAGAACGCTGAACGATACATCCAAAACATTTGAAAGCAGACTGGGCCTTGGCTTATCAATAGCTAAATTAATGACGATAGACATGGGGGGCGACCTGCAATACCGCAGTGATGAAAACGGTAACTACTTCCGGGTAGAATTTAATGTAATAAGCTAA
- a CDS encoding cellulose biosynthesis cyclic di-GMP-binding regulatory protein BcsB yields the protein MNKFLTFVLLLIFFAKGVNGQSVVSFKSLGFDDDVIAGVSGSSAYFIKIDPTVQIEGSKLVLLIEPSQVLVKSQSYLNILIGDKPVYSTHLSGDSIMRYTINLTKNSLTEDHKFLKVQIRTLLNISDDKCKDIDNPAMWVKVKGTSYLSLIKTTSNFFNNVNISNCFDTKRAIVYPANPTLMDLKAVGWVYARLKKTQIKQIQVYPSDHVPDSLRNYVIVGNWASIPEAKKQLLKFSPEEGQGLLYLRKTVEQLPDTAVREVSNRNSNPIFVKTVSIKPVPSEILFVTGNGDAGYNNTITTLANSNVLNSSYGDYLIINKAENVGVKTIDESRSRLTLKDMGGLTSFLTGVGSLKNSYSFKNSDFAFTPKEIEIKIVGNYANLNLNDRGFFNIYLNGILISSEKLDQSGKLNTSALINRYELQKFNTLETEFRFYPGNGNCQNSFTNYFAEINISKSYLQTKIPFIANNLSFYQYPEAFNTGKTTIILSRRTAPNTAATIGEIIYELNNNLHADNFPDFFYSDQYDKSVLKKNNIIALLEKNDPIMDEFPDAPIKFNQRFRLYNTENNRIVYELNDTVSNGLAQIFYGRGNNGTLIITGTGRNMDKAFLSAARSITDQLSTLSSNICISDEFNKYLFNISKDSDNLEYTDAKGSFALFWESYNLYILLVILVLILISFLYVRSRVQKSQESFND from the coding sequence ATGAATAAATTTTTAACCTTCGTTTTATTGCTCATCTTTTTTGCCAAGGGTGTTAACGGGCAATCCGTAGTTTCGTTTAAATCTTTAGGATTCGATGACGATGTAATCGCCGGCGTAAGTGGCTCGTCTGCTTATTTCATTAAAATAGATCCTACGGTACAAATTGAAGGCAGCAAGCTGGTATTATTGATCGAGCCGTCTCAGGTTTTGGTAAAGTCGCAGTCGTATTTAAACATTTTAATAGGCGATAAACCAGTTTATAGTACCCACTTATCTGGCGATTCGATTATGCGGTATACCATCAACCTGACTAAGAATAGCTTAACCGAAGATCATAAATTTTTAAAGGTACAAATCCGTACCCTGCTCAACATATCCGATGATAAGTGTAAAGATATAGATAACCCAGCGATGTGGGTGAAGGTAAAAGGGACATCATATTTATCGCTGATTAAAACAACCAGTAACTTTTTTAATAACGTTAACATTTCAAACTGCTTTGATACTAAAAGAGCCATAGTATACCCTGCTAACCCAACCTTGATGGACCTGAAAGCAGTAGGCTGGGTTTACGCCAGGTTAAAAAAGACTCAGATCAAACAAATCCAGGTATATCCATCAGACCATGTTCCGGATAGTTTAAGAAATTATGTAATTGTTGGTAACTGGGCAAGCATCCCCGAAGCCAAAAAACAACTATTGAAATTTAGCCCCGAAGAAGGGCAAGGCCTGCTCTATTTGCGCAAAACGGTAGAACAGTTACCGGATACGGCCGTAAGAGAGGTATCAAACCGAAACAGCAACCCCATATTTGTTAAAACAGTATCGATAAAGCCTGTACCATCCGAAATTTTATTTGTAACAGGCAATGGCGATGCAGGTTATAATAATACCATTACCACCCTGGCCAACAGCAATGTTTTAAACTCCAGTTATGGCGATTACCTGATCATCAACAAGGCCGAAAACGTTGGTGTAAAAACCATCGACGAAAGCAGATCGAGGCTTACTTTAAAAGATATGGGCGGCCTTACCTCCTTTCTTACCGGTGTAGGATCTTTAAAAAACAGCTACAGTTTTAAAAACAGCGATTTTGCATTTACGCCTAAGGAGATAGAAATTAAAATTGTTGGTAACTACGCCAACCTGAATTTAAATGATCGCGGTTTTTTTAATATTTACCTTAACGGGATATTAATTAGCAGCGAAAAGTTAGACCAATCCGGAAAGTTAAATACCTCCGCACTGATTAACCGCTACGAGCTGCAGAAATTCAATACTCTTGAAACCGAATTCAGGTTTTACCCCGGTAACGGTAATTGTCAAAACAGCTTTACCAATTACTTTGCCGAGATTAACATCAGTAAATCATACCTGCAAACTAAAATACCTTTTATTGCTAATAATTTAAGTTTTTACCAATATCCGGAAGCATTTAACACTGGCAAAACAACAATTATATTAAGCAGAAGGACAGCACCGAATACTGCGGCCACCATAGGCGAAATTATTTATGAACTGAATAATAATTTGCATGCTGATAACTTCCCCGACTTTTTCTATTCAGACCAATACGACAAATCAGTATTGAAGAAAAACAACATTATTGCCCTCCTTGAAAAAAACGACCCTATTATGGACGAGTTTCCGGACGCGCCCATCAAGTTTAACCAAAGATTCAGGCTGTATAACACCGAAAACAACAGGATCGTATACGAATTGAATGATACCGTATCAAACGGCCTTGCGCAGATATTTTACGGCAGGGGTAATAACGGAACTTTAATTATTACTGGCACAGGCCGCAACATGGATAAAGCCTTTTTATCGGCAGCAAGATCCATTACCGACCAACTGTCAACCTTGTCGAGTAATATTTGTATTTCCGACGAGTTTAATAAATACCTTTTCAACATCAGTAAAGATAGTGACAACCTTGAATATACAGATGCCAAAGGATCATTTGCCCTGTTTTGGGAATCCTATAACTTATATATCCTATTAGTGATACTGGTATTGATCCTGATATCATTCCTGTATGTACGTTCGAGGGTACAAAAGTCGCAGGAATCATTTAACGACTAA
- a CDS encoding glycosyltransferase family 2 protein: MSESNLINDTVPVYEILINDQFITAADMEKVHLFSKKSGISLIKILLTFGYISRKNYERSLTNFGYVFHEDVRQEPIDTDIIALLDLKHISNVLALPLRIENDKVVTLMADPTDHEFINFVYETYGLEPEIVLASDLDITWMSHKLLGEAYLKASVFELMKSDPANSAVITFSPKQLYALFGAIAIVVSFLFLRFVTTAIVLNILVSTIFLVSIVFKLFLALTGSRFELHQAVTKEEVRNVVDDELPVYTILLPVYKEDKLIKKLIWNLQSLDYPREKLDIKLLIEEDDAKTLNAVKDLNFPAIFDVTVVPFHMPKTKPKACNYGLHFARGKYLTIYDAEDIPDIDQLKKVIILFDKLPEEYICIQSALNYFNRNENFLTRMFTLEYSYWFDYMLPGLDTLNIPIPLGGTSNHFKLNKLVELGGWDPFNVTEDADLGVRAYAKGYKVSIVNSTTYEEANNEPFNWVRQRSRWIKGYMQSYLVHMRNPIKLYKKIGLRGFLGFNFFIGATPATFLIYPVLLSIFACYVIFDFKFIRVLFPNWVLFIAIFNLLVGNILMVYINMMAVFKRRYYELILFALANPVYWILHSISAYKGLYQLIVKPFYWEKTNHGLTKVNNGTK; encoded by the coding sequence ATGTCAGAATCCAATTTAATAAATGATACTGTCCCGGTTTACGAGATCCTGATTAACGACCAGTTTATAACGGCCGCTGATATGGAAAAGGTACATCTATTTTCCAAAAAATCTGGAATATCATTGATTAAGATATTACTGACTTTCGGTTACATTTCGCGAAAAAACTACGAACGCTCATTAACCAATTTCGGCTATGTTTTCCACGAAGATGTACGGCAAGAGCCTATTGATACCGATATCATTGCATTACTTGATTTAAAGCACATCAGTAATGTGCTGGCTTTGCCGCTGCGAATTGAAAACGACAAGGTTGTAACGCTGATGGCCGATCCAACCGATCATGAATTTATCAACTTTGTTTACGAAACTTATGGCTTAGAGCCCGAAATCGTTTTGGCTTCTGATCTGGATATTACCTGGATGAGCCATAAACTGCTGGGCGAAGCCTACCTCAAAGCCTCGGTTTTTGAGTTAATGAAAAGCGACCCGGCAAATTCGGCGGTAATTACCTTTTCGCCCAAACAGCTGTATGCTTTGTTTGGCGCTATCGCAATAGTTGTAAGTTTCCTTTTTTTAAGGTTTGTTACTACTGCTATTGTTTTAAATATCCTGGTGAGTACCATTTTTTTAGTAAGCATTGTATTTAAACTGTTTTTAGCATTAACCGGCTCCCGCTTTGAATTGCATCAAGCCGTTACTAAAGAAGAAGTGAGAAATGTGGTAGACGACGAATTACCGGTATATACCATTCTGCTCCCGGTTTATAAAGAAGATAAACTTATAAAAAAATTAATCTGGAACTTACAGAGCTTAGATTATCCGCGCGAGAAGCTGGATATCAAACTATTGATAGAAGAGGATGATGCAAAAACGTTAAATGCTGTAAAGGATCTTAATTTCCCGGCAATATTTGATGTAACTGTAGTTCCGTTCCATATGCCTAAAACCAAGCCCAAAGCTTGTAATTATGGCTTACACTTTGCAAGGGGTAAATACCTCACCATTTACGATGCCGAGGATATCCCGGATATCGACCAGTTAAAAAAAGTAATTATCCTGTTTGATAAACTCCCGGAAGAGTACATCTGCATCCAAAGTGCCCTCAATTACTTTAATCGAAACGAAAACTTTTTGACCCGTATGTTTACCTTAGAGTACTCTTACTGGTTTGATTATATGTTGCCCGGTTTAGATACATTGAACATACCCATACCGCTTGGTGGCACCAGTAACCATTTTAAATTAAACAAGCTGGTAGAGTTAGGTGGCTGGGACCCCTTTAACGTAACCGAAGACGCGGATTTAGGCGTTAGGGCTTATGCCAAAGGGTATAAAGTATCTATAGTAAACTCCACTACTTATGAGGAAGCCAATAACGAACCCTTTAACTGGGTAAGACAGAGGTCGCGCTGGATAAAGGGTTATATGCAATCGTACCTGGTACATATGCGCAACCCCATCAAGCTTTATAAAAAAATAGGATTGAGAGGTTTTTTAGGCTTTAACTTTTTTATAGGTGCCACCCCTGCTACGTTTTTAATATACCCCGTGCTCCTGTCTATATTTGCGTGCTACGTTATATTCGACTTTAAGTTCATCAGGGTATTGTTTCCAAACTGGGTATTGTTTATCGCCATTTTTAATTTACTGGTGGGCAACATCTTAATGGTTTATATCAATATGATGGCCGTATTTAAGCGCCGCTATTACGAACTTATCCTGTTTGCTTTAGCCAATCCCGTTTACTGGATTTTACATTCAATATCAGCTTATAAGGGACTATATCAATTAATTGTTAAGCCTTTTTATTGGGAAAAAACCAACCACGGTTTAACCAAGGTGAATAATGGCACTAAGTAA